One window from the genome of Hyalangium gracile encodes:
- a CDS encoding ROK family protein, protein MPTLGIDLGGTNARAAVVDEQGRILASAKVALTERSPMAVVEVIAQAAASAMAASGGAQVRGCGVGAAGQIHRDSGVIAVAPNLGWRNVPLGALLAERLGHSVRVVNDLAAAAWGELHAGAGRGATDVYVVFVGSGVGSCVIANNQLVRGAGGVAGELGHTKVIPNGRRCGCGELGCLEAYAGGHNLIAQAREVLLAGRSPGLAELTEGDPSRITPLTVERAAEAGDPAARELHERAGQMLGMAVANMVTVLNPARLIIGGGVLLNCPGIRRYVVEGVQALSSNTSREGLLIAEAELGDDSGLIGAALLGL, encoded by the coding sequence ATGCCGACGCTGGGAATCGACCTGGGAGGAACCAACGCTCGCGCCGCCGTGGTGGATGAGCAGGGCCGGATCCTTGCCTCCGCGAAGGTGGCGCTCACCGAGCGCAGCCCCATGGCCGTCGTGGAAGTGATTGCCCAGGCCGCCGCCTCGGCCATGGCCGCCAGCGGTGGAGCGCAGGTGCGCGGCTGCGGTGTCGGGGCGGCCGGGCAGATCCACCGGGACTCCGGTGTCATCGCGGTGGCGCCGAACCTGGGCTGGCGCAACGTGCCACTGGGCGCGCTGCTGGCGGAGCGGCTGGGGCACTCGGTGCGCGTGGTGAACGATCTGGCCGCCGCCGCCTGGGGCGAGCTGCACGCTGGCGCGGGCCGGGGCGCCACGGACGTGTATGTCGTCTTCGTGGGCTCGGGCGTGGGCAGCTGCGTCATCGCCAACAACCAGCTGGTGCGCGGCGCCGGGGGTGTGGCCGGAGAGCTGGGCCACACCAAGGTGATTCCGAACGGCCGGCGCTGTGGCTGCGGCGAGCTGGGGTGCCTGGAGGCCTACGCGGGTGGGCACAACCTCATCGCCCAGGCGCGCGAGGTGCTCCTGGCCGGGCGCTCTCCCGGGCTGGCGGAGCTGACCGAGGGAGACCCGTCTCGCATCACCCCGCTCACGGTGGAGAGGGCGGCGGAGGCGGGAGACCCCGCCGCTCGGGAGCTCCACGAGCGGGCCGGGCAGATGCTGGGCATGGCCGTCGCCAACATGGTGACGGTGCTCAACCCGGCGCGGCTGATCATCGGCGGCGGGGTGCTCCTGAACTGCCCCGGCATCCGCCGGTACGTGGTGGAGGGGGTGCAGGCGCTGTCCTCCAATACCTCGCGCGAGGGCCTGCTCATCGCCGAGGCCGAGCTGGGCGACGACAGCGGCCTCATCGGCGCGGCGCTGCTGGGCCTCTGA
- a CDS encoding phosphomannomutase/phosphoglucomutase produces the protein MNTHIFREYDIRGLVDKDLTVEVVELLGKGLGTIIRRQHGRTIVVGRDCRESSTRFRDALAKGLTSTGLHVLDVGVVPTPLTYFAANTLPVDGLAMITGSHNPPEYNGFKIGAGKTTFHGPEIQALRKLIEARDFEKSDKPGTVSPFDIVTPYNHFVRQTVKVGRKGMRIVIDAGNGTGGAVAVPLFQAMGFDVVPLFCEMDATFPNHHPDPTVVENLEDLIAAVKREKAEVGIAYDGDSDRIGVIDDQGNILWGDQLMVLFSRYVLKESPGAAIVGEVKCSYTLYDDIEKHGGKPVMWKAGHSLIKAKMKETHAELAGEMSGHIFFKNRYFGFDDAVYSSARLLEILTHEPRKLSELLADVPKTYATPELRVDTREEKKFELVKRVTETLRAAGHKIIDVDGVRVTFPDGWGLVRSSNTQPILVLRFEASTPERLEEIQRLIEGTVEKVKRELGA, from the coding sequence ATGAATACGCACATCTTTCGCGAATACGACATCCGTGGCCTGGTCGATAAGGATCTCACCGTCGAGGTGGTGGAGCTGCTGGGCAAGGGCCTGGGCACCATCATCCGCCGCCAGCACGGGCGCACCATCGTCGTGGGCCGGGACTGCCGCGAGTCCTCCACCCGCTTCCGGGACGCGCTGGCCAAGGGGCTGACCTCCACCGGCCTCCACGTGCTGGACGTGGGGGTGGTGCCCACGCCGCTGACGTACTTCGCCGCCAACACCCTGCCGGTGGACGGCCTGGCGATGATCACCGGCAGCCACAACCCGCCCGAGTACAACGGCTTCAAGATCGGCGCGGGGAAGACGACGTTCCACGGCCCGGAGATCCAGGCGCTGCGCAAGCTCATCGAGGCGCGCGACTTCGAGAAGAGCGACAAGCCGGGCACGGTGAGCCCGTTCGACATCGTCACCCCGTACAACCACTTCGTCCGCCAGACGGTGAAGGTGGGCCGCAAGGGGATGCGCATCGTCATCGACGCCGGCAACGGCACGGGCGGCGCGGTGGCGGTGCCCCTGTTCCAGGCCATGGGCTTCGACGTGGTGCCCCTCTTCTGCGAGATGGACGCCACCTTCCCCAACCACCACCCGGACCCCACCGTGGTGGAGAACCTCGAGGACCTGATCGCCGCCGTGAAGCGCGAGAAGGCCGAGGTGGGCATCGCCTACGACGGCGACAGCGACCGCATCGGCGTCATCGACGACCAGGGCAACATCCTGTGGGGCGACCAGCTGATGGTCCTCTTCAGCCGCTACGTGCTGAAGGAGAGCCCCGGCGCCGCCATCGTCGGCGAGGTGAAGTGCAGCTACACCCTCTATGACGACATCGAGAAGCACGGCGGCAAGCCGGTGATGTGGAAGGCGGGGCACTCGCTCATCAAGGCGAAGATGAAGGAGACCCACGCCGAGCTGGCCGGTGAGATGAGCGGCCACATCTTCTTCAAGAACCGCTACTTCGGCTTCGACGACGCGGTGTACTCCTCGGCCCGGCTGCTGGAGATCCTCACCCACGAGCCGCGCAAGCTGTCCGAGCTGCTCGCGGACGTGCCGAAGACGTACGCCACGCCCGAGCTGCGCGTGGACACCCGCGAGGAGAAGAAGTTCGAGCTGGTCAAGCGCGTCACCGAGACGCTGCGCGCGGCGGGCCACAAGATCATCGACGTGGACGGCGTGCGCGTCACCTTCCCGGACGGGTGGGGCCTGGTGCGCTCCTCCAACACGCAGCCCATCCTGGTGCTGCGCTTCGAGGCCAGCACCCCGGAGCGGCTCGAGGAGATCCAGCGGCTCATCGAGGGCACCGTCGAGAAGGTGAAGCGCGAGCTGGGCGCGTAG